The Apium graveolens cultivar Ventura chromosome 3, ASM990537v1, whole genome shotgun sequence sequence TATCTGGAAGCAACAAACTTTGAGATTGTGAAAGTTCATTGAAAACTGTCATGTGTGTGAAAATGATGTGATTCACCCCATCAATACACTTGTACTTTCCTCTGAATGGGGTTACAATGAAATTACAAATTTCATATGTCTGACCCTCCTCAAACATAGGATTCAGGGAATCATCTAAAGAAGAATGAATCCAAACATGCATTCGGTTCCTCTACcaaaaagaaaataaattctTATTAGAAAGGGGAGAATGAAATTAAATTATTGTAAAATCAAAAAAACTTACATTTGAATCAATAACAACCAAGTGGAGACCGGTTTCAACAGCAAGAGGAACATTGTAGTCTCTCCATTTCCTTGACACTTGCACTTTTATCTTTCTTTGACTGGGTTGGAGAGGTTGCAGATTTGAGAGAGAGTGATAAGGGACGACATCCATATTCTTTCCCAGTTCAAAGAAACAATATTTGCATAGGTTACTTAGTGGAGTGTTACAGCCTACTGTATTTAAGTAAGAAAAAGCCTTGCCAGTGCAAAACTTGGAAACATATAATGTACTGACATaacattaaaaaattaataaacaAACCTCCCTTCTGTTAGTGAGGGTTAAACATATCACAGTTTGGAAAAAAagaaaatatcaaattaaaaaaaaaggaTTTTGGCATAATTTGACGGGTAGTAAATAAAATTAAAGCAGATTGCAATTACTACTAATTTGCATTTCAAAAATTTAGAAGCCTTGCTCTAGTAGATTTAGACAGGAAATAATTACGCCTTTGGAAAATTATAAAACACTTCTTGGTATACAACATTTTTGGTAATGTTTGTTGAGGACCCATTGTTAGCATCGATAAACACCTTCAATCCAACAGGCGTTGTTACTCGGCTAACAGCAACGTAGAACTGACTGTGGGTAAAAACAGGGTTTGGGAGGAACAAACCAACTCTTTGGAGAGACTGACCCTGCGACTTGTTGATGGTCATCGAGTAAAAAATTTGTAAGGGCATTTGCTTTCTAATAAGCTTGAAAGGTAACTTTGTGTCTGTCGGTTGAAGCTCCATTCTCGGGATGTAATGCTTGGTGCCTTTAAATGCATCGCAGATTACTTCACACTCTACACATTGGGTTAAACATCTGGTGACCATCATCCTCGTACCATTACAAAGGCCAAGCGTTTGATTTAAATTTCACATAAGCATAACGGCAACACCTTCCTTCAACTTCAATTCATGTGGTGGAAGGCCTGGAATACTTATTGAATTTAAATATTCAGGAGGAAAGGCAAAACTAAGCTCGGACGCCGTGCCACCAAAATCTTCAGCTCGGTCTACACTGTAATAGATTATCTCAGGACTGGGAATAGTGTCAACAATTAGAGAGTTAAGATGACTGACTATTTGATTTGTGGGAGTTAATATGGCTCTTTCACTTAAGTAATCTGAAAACCTGTATTTCTCCAAAAATTCAGGATACGTCCATTTGATCATATTCTGGATGGAATTACTCAACTCAGGATCACAAAAAGCAGGTGGAATCAGAATGTCATCTTCCTCAGGTTTAAAATCAATATCTTTTGGTGGAGGAATCTGACCATTACCAACTTTAAGCACCCAATCAGCAAAGTTTTTCAAAATTCGTATCTCTTCTTCGCTTCTACCTTAATTTAACCTCATATTACGATGCAATAACAATATCTTCGAATGTTTCCAAAGAGGTGAGTTTGTTATACATGCAGACATAACATCGCCATGAGATCCGAGAGTTATTACGAGAAGTATTTGCCTGAAATCCCCTCCAAGCACAACAGTAATGCCTCCAAACGGCATATTATATCTTCTTTGATCAACAGCCCTCATTATATCTCTTAGAGACGGATCAAGACATTCAAAGGCATATCTATGTTGCATTGGGGCTTCATCCCATATTATAAGGCTGGTTTGCTTTATAAGTTTTGTAATGTCAGAGTCATGAGAAATGGCACAGGAGAAACAATCATCTATTACAATTGGGATTTTAAATCGAGAATGAGCCATTCGACCACCCGACATTAGTGTTGCGGCTATGCCTGAAGAAGCAACCGGTAATACAATTAAGCCAAGAGAtcttaatttatatattatggttTTCCATAAAAATGTCTTGCCACATCCACCACTGCCATAGACAAAGAAAACACCACCAACCTTACTCTGCACACTTTTCACAACATCATTGAAAACTTGTAATTGCTCGGGATTGCAATTGGGAAACAGTTTATTAAACTCTTCCTCCATTTCAGATAGGTTGTATGATGTTTCATCAATCACCAAATTATTTGTTCCAGTATGAAGATAGTCCACAGGAGGTTGAGGTAATTGCTTGAAATATTTCAATGACTTTCTAATAGACCTCAACAGCTTATCAATCTCTGTTAAAATTTAACATACAGAAGTTTAATTATGGTCAGAGAATAATTTTGAGCGGAAAAATTATGATAGACTTAGTATTGTTTGCTTTTTACATAATTGAGGAAAAAGTGCATATGTAAAATAAACTAACCAGCAAGAGCAAAATACTGCAGTTGCCTATCACAAAAGACGATATCGTCATTTCCAGCGATGTGCCTTCTCTGAATGATAAGATCATCAACCATGTTATTCCAATGCTTTTCCCATAAAATTGTCAAGTCAGATACTTGACAATTAACTATTATATGGACAAATAGCTGCCTAATCTGACATGGTAATCCACTAATTGCACACTGTTCTAAAACAAAGTGCCACTCATTATCATCATCTAATAATCCATAAATCTTGCATGCATCTTTAAAAGTCCTGTATTGTATACCATTTACAGTCTTCAGCGATTGAAAGGAAGTAGGACCTCGTATGTTTGAAAGTAGCAGACATAAATACCACAACTCCCCGGCAGTATGATGCGTATACAAAAGCCTACCAATTTGTCGGCCTTTCTTCCATAAAGTCCACAACCTGTCAACCTCATTCCAAACGTAATGTTCAGGAATTTGATCATACGTGTAATTTCTAGCTTTGGGATCCTTACTATTTAAATGGAAAAATGCTTCAAGCTGGCTGTGTTTATTTTTCTCATGACAAACAACTTTAGCAAGGACCTCAGACTCTGAAAAAGTATAAATCCGCTCACCAGGAAGATGAAATGCTAAACGAAGCACGGATATAGACCGACAATGGATATGATACCCAAAAATTCGATAAGCCGCTTCAGATGCACATATATAATGACCATCAAAATAAGCATTGATCTCATCAATGGGAGTTTCATCGTATCTGTCCTTATTAGCTATCCGAGAGGTGATTTCTATAGTAGCACGATCATGGCCTTTTAGacaatatttaaataaatatttcaaGCTCCGTGCATGACAGCATATCTCGACGTTCATATGATATTGGTATTTAACCAACAGGTCCCTGTTGTAAGGTACGACCCATCCATTATCAAGTTCACACTTTCCTTTTGCTACAGTGATCTCAGTTTTACGCCTTCGATAAATTGGAAAACCGGACTGATCAAAGTAAGTCTCCGAGCAGTACCTATTACCAAAATCCAGGacattaaattaaatttaaaaattgaaaataaaattacATTAAGGTTGATAAGAAATATTACTTTTTGGGGAAATGTTTTGTGCATTTCATTTTGTTCATACGGGGTGATTTTGGATTTTGAAGACCACAGGGTCCATGCATCATTAAAGACTTAACAGCAGCAAACCCAACAGGATCAGAATCGGGGTCGGGAAGCTCAGCACTCACAAACTTGTCAATATTTGAAGACAACTCCTTCTTTGATTCAGCACTAAGCCAAATGAGCATATGCACGTGAGGCAAACCTCTGTTTTGAAATTCAACTACGTACACCACTGCAAAAAAAAATTAACTACAAACAATGTAATATATAAAATTGTTTTCAATTATTTATAGCATACATAAAATACCTCCAATACATGTACCAAAAAAACTATCCTTTTTAATATCGTCCAATAACTGCTCAAGCTTCAAATGGAACACGCGTGATATTATGTCAGGAGAGTCTTGGGGAGAGCAACCAGGTAAGTGCTTCATCATTTGCAAAATTTCATCCCAAAGTGGGTTGCAAGTCATTGTGAGGAAAATGTCAGGATGTCTAACAGAACGACATACAGCTAGGGCATCCTGAAAATTTTGCTGCATGTACCTTTTTGAACCAAGAAAATTTACAGGTAATATAAATCCTTTACCAACATTCGATGTTGTAGTCTCACCATTTACAAATTTCTTAGCAACACTACTATATAAATCACTGCGCAGATTTTGTTGGTGAGTGTGCAGCAACCATAAACGGGCTTGCTCAACACATGAGAAAGCATCTACAACATACTGC is a genomic window containing:
- the LOC141714931 gene encoding uncharacterized protein LOC141714931, coding for MLDSTNQLVKKFRKARDRFRNDPVQDLTIRLKVHHSESGRPNNMGPSNEVAAIMVGNIDTNCDGYHNEIPYVDSETQKKKKRKRITMKEYYAYKLQVRIQEGLHVRLAGRLYQQYVVDAFSCVEQARLWLLHTHQQNLRSDLYSSVAKKFVNGETTTSNVGKGFILPVNFLGSKRYMQQNFQDALAVCRSVRHPDIFLTMTCNPLWDEILQMMKHLPGCSPQDSPDIISRVFHLKLEQLLDDIKKDSFFVVYVVEFQNRGLPHVHMLIWLSAESKKELSSNIDKFVSAELPDPDSDPVGYCSETYFDQSGFPIYRRRKTEITVAKGKCELDNGWVVPYNRDLLVKYQYHMNVEICCHARSLKYLFKYCLKGHDRATIEITSRIANKDRYDETPIDEINAYFDGHYICASEAAYRIFGYHIHCRSISVLRLAFHLPGERIYTFSESEVLAKVVCHEKNKHSQLEAFFHLNSKDPKARNYTYDQIPEHYVWNEVDRLWTLWKKGRQIGRLLYTHHTAGELWYLCLLLSNIRGPTSFQSLKTVNGIQYRTFKDACKIYGLLDDDNEWHFVLEQCAISGLPCQIRQLFVHIIVNCQVSDLTILWEKHWNNMVDDLIIQRRHIAGNDDIVFCDRQLQYFALAEIDKLLRSIRKSLKYFKQLPQPPVDYLHTGTNNLVIDETSYNLSEMEEEFNKLFPNCNPEQLQVFNDVVKSVQSKVGGVFFVYGSGGCGKTFLWKTIIYKLRSLGLIVLPVASSGIAATLMSGGRMAHSRFKIPIVIDDCFSCAISHDSDITKLIKQTSLIIWDEAPMQHRYAFECLDPSLRDIMRAVDQRRYNMPFGGITVVLGGDFRQILLVITLGSHGDVMSACRSEEEIRILKNFADWVLKVGNGQIPPPKDIDFKPEEDDILIPPAFCDPELSNSIQNMIKWTYPEFLEKYRFSDYLSERAILTPTNQIVSHLNSLIVDTIPSPEIIYYSVDRAEDFGGTASELSFAFPPEYLNSISIPGLPPHELKLKEGVAVMLM